In Terriglobus sp. TAA 43, a single window of DNA contains:
- a CDS encoding HAD-IA family hydrolase, with product MSKIQVQAQGLLFDMDGVLISSIASATRCWKRWAKLYKVPNADNFVLPHGRPARDIVIMLRPDIDPDEGLRVIEDMEIEDVGDIEVLPGVRELLASLPPDRWTVVTSCTRRLLEARLRAAGLPEPPRLVSADDISRGKPDPEPYIRGAEALGLKPEDCIVVEDAVSGVESGIAAGCRVLAVLSSTPRAELKAATWIARSLAIVKVTSDADGLQVDIPLARKN from the coding sequence GTGAGTAAGATTCAGGTGCAGGCGCAAGGCCTGCTTTTCGATATGGACGGCGTTCTCATCAGTTCCATTGCATCGGCCACACGATGCTGGAAACGCTGGGCCAAGCTGTATAAGGTGCCGAACGCGGACAACTTCGTCCTTCCACACGGTCGTCCCGCACGCGACATCGTCATCATGCTTCGCCCCGACATTGATCCGGACGAAGGCCTTCGCGTCATCGAAGACATGGAGATTGAAGACGTAGGCGACATCGAAGTATTGCCCGGTGTGCGTGAATTGCTCGCAAGCCTACCGCCCGATCGCTGGACGGTGGTCACCTCCTGCACGCGCCGCCTGCTGGAAGCTCGACTGAGAGCAGCAGGCCTGCCGGAACCGCCCAGGCTCGTCTCCGCAGACGATATTTCCAGGGGAAAGCCTGATCCCGAACCCTACATTCGCGGCGCTGAAGCGCTTGGTCTGAAACCCGAGGATTGCATCGTGGTGGAAGACGCCGTATCTGGCGTGGAAAGTGGTATTGCTGCTGGCTGCCGCGTGCTTGCCGTCCTTAGCTCCACACCACGTGCAGAACTCAAGGCAGCCACATGGATCGCCCGCTCGCTGGCAATCGTAAAGGTCACATCCGATGCTGATGGCCTGCAAGTGGACATCCCGCTGGCAAGAAAGAACTAG
- the kdsB gene encoding 3-deoxy-manno-octulosonate cytidylyltransferase, whose protein sequence is MSETRILGVIPARLASTRLPGKVLRPLLGKPMLQWVVEAALRCPQLQEVVVATDSEEVGELCRTHGWQWQMTDAALPSGTDRMRAVALEREADIYVNIQGDEPLLKPEHIDALLRPFSRGMHVECSTVKTLCAPENIQNPNAVKVVHATDGRALYFSRATIPYDRDGAGKATYWKHLGLYAYRRDALLRFGTLAASPLEQTERLEQLRLLENGLALYVEAVEFDTVGVDIEADVPRVEALLRERFGV, encoded by the coding sequence ATGAGTGAAACACGCATTTTGGGAGTAATTCCCGCCCGCCTCGCCTCCACGCGCCTTCCTGGGAAGGTGCTGCGCCCATTATTAGGTAAACCCATGCTGCAGTGGGTAGTGGAGGCCGCATTGCGGTGCCCGCAGCTACAGGAAGTCGTCGTTGCTACGGATTCTGAGGAGGTTGGCGAGCTTTGCCGCACGCACGGATGGCAGTGGCAGATGACAGACGCCGCGCTGCCCAGCGGAACCGACCGCATGCGTGCGGTGGCACTGGAGCGCGAGGCGGACATCTACGTGAATATTCAAGGCGATGAGCCGCTGCTGAAGCCGGAACACATTGATGCGTTGCTGCGTCCGTTTTCGCGTGGCATGCATGTGGAATGCAGCACGGTGAAGACGCTTTGCGCGCCGGAGAACATCCAGAATCCGAATGCTGTGAAGGTCGTGCATGCGACCGATGGCCGTGCGTTGTATTTCTCGCGTGCCACCATTCCGTACGACCGCGATGGAGCGGGTAAGGCCACGTACTGGAAGCATCTGGGACTGTATGCGTATCGTCGCGATGCGCTGCTGCGCTTTGGCACGCTGGCGGCCAGTCCTCTTGAGCAGACGGAGCGGCTGGAACAGTTGCGGCTGCTGGAGAACGGGCTGGCGCTGTACGTTGAGGCCGTGGAGTTCGATACGGTGGGTGTGGACATTGAGGCCGACGTCCCGCGGGTGGAAGCTTTGTTGCGGGAACGATTCGGTGTCTAA
- a CDS encoding TIGR00730 family Rossman fold protein, with the protein MTNLPVPETLLDQAPLAYENDDFLKTPDARIFRIMAEYQEPMTRFRRERIQDTVVFFGSARFAALDVANHEMELLANSYANHPAPPEEQPDASPEASDLQRKRAAAAVEMARYYEDARKLAYMLTEWSKDLPGRRHRFVVCSGGGPGIMEAANRGAYEAGGKTIGLNIALPFEQRPNPYITPALNFQFHYFFMRKFWFAYLAKALVVFPGGFGTLDEMFELLTLAQTHKMAKEMTIIIYGRSYWNGVINLDLLAEKGAISVGDTDLFRFADTPEEAFAILQEGLQKYLSASGSNERVPDTPAPSAQELLGPDISATRS; encoded by the coding sequence ATGACAAACCTTCCCGTTCCCGAAACTCTGCTGGATCAGGCCCCACTGGCCTACGAAAATGACGACTTCCTGAAAACGCCGGATGCGCGCATCTTCCGCATCATGGCCGAATACCAGGAACCGATGACGCGTTTTCGCCGCGAACGCATCCAGGACACCGTGGTCTTCTTCGGCTCTGCGCGATTTGCCGCACTGGACGTGGCGAACCATGAGATGGAGCTGCTGGCGAACTCCTATGCCAATCATCCCGCACCTCCCGAGGAACAGCCCGACGCCTCACCAGAAGCAAGCGATCTGCAGCGCAAGCGCGCAGCCGCAGCAGTGGAGATGGCCCGCTATTACGAAGACGCGCGCAAACTCGCCTACATGCTCACGGAGTGGTCGAAGGACCTCCCTGGTCGACGCCATCGTTTCGTGGTGTGCAGCGGCGGTGGTCCCGGCATTATGGAAGCGGCCAATCGCGGCGCATATGAAGCGGGCGGCAAGACCATTGGCCTGAACATCGCTCTGCCATTTGAGCAGCGACCAAATCCATACATCACGCCTGCGCTGAACTTCCAGTTCCATTACTTCTTCATGCGCAAGTTCTGGTTCGCCTACCTGGCAAAGGCACTTGTTGTCTTCCCTGGAGGCTTTGGCACGCTGGACGAAATGTTTGAGCTGCTAACACTCGCGCAAACCCACAAGATGGCCAAGGAGATGACCATCATCATCTACGGCCGCTCGTACTGGAACGGCGTCATCAACCTGGATTTGCTTGCAGAAAAGGGTGCCATCTCTGTCGGCGATACAGACCTCTTTCGCTTTGCCGACACGCCGGAAGAGGCGTTCGCCATTCTGCAAGAGGGTCTGCAAAAGTATCTCTCCGCGTCCGGTTCGAACGAACGCGTTCCCGACACACCAGCACCGAGCGCACAGGAATTGCTGGGGCCAGATATCTCCGCCACGCGCTCATAA
- a CDS encoding alpha/beta fold hydrolase: MKTILCLAACLLASSAAFAQNADIFGRPLPAQKHTRVFGQEIAYYDMGAAKAGEPVLVLLHGYGSQADVDFGPSLPLLAKHYRVIALDQIGAGQSAKPLIAYRVQTYVDFLAEFLRTQGIMHFDLLGESLGGWTAAAYAQQSLTSGSTFPKPTRLILEDAVGLTVPENVLSSNAGVHFSVSTVGDVVTGLRAVFYNKSWITEEVARRRFITKLAADDAMATSAFTGNPAVRGEALGEKASSITIPTLVVWGAQDTLVPIATGQAFAKAIPQARLVTVDESGHIPSLEQPQKFVKAVEDFLSMK; the protein is encoded by the coding sequence ATGAAGACAATACTCTGCCTCGCAGCCTGCCTCCTCGCATCTTCCGCAGCCTTTGCACAGAACGCCGATATTTTCGGTCGTCCGCTTCCTGCACAAAAACACACACGCGTCTTCGGACAAGAGATTGCCTATTACGACATGGGTGCTGCCAAGGCTGGTGAGCCCGTGCTGGTGCTGTTGCATGGTTATGGTTCGCAGGCCGATGTGGACTTTGGCCCGTCTCTTCCGTTGTTGGCAAAACACTATCGCGTAATTGCGTTGGATCAGATTGGCGCGGGGCAAAGCGCTAAGCCGCTAATTGCATATCGCGTGCAGACCTACGTTGACTTCCTTGCAGAGTTTTTGCGCACGCAGGGAATTATGCATTTTGATCTGCTTGGTGAATCGCTTGGGGGATGGACCGCTGCTGCGTATGCGCAACAGTCATTGACTTCTGGAAGCACGTTTCCTAAGCCAACTCGATTGATCCTGGAAGATGCTGTCGGCCTCACCGTGCCGGAGAACGTGCTTTCTTCGAATGCCGGTGTTCATTTTTCAGTAAGCACTGTGGGCGACGTTGTTACGGGGCTGCGAGCGGTTTTCTATAACAAGTCGTGGATCACGGAAGAGGTTGCACGGCGTCGTTTCATCACGAAGCTGGCGGCCGATGACGCGATGGCGACGAGTGCGTTCACCGGAAATCCTGCAGTGCGTGGGGAGGCTTTGGGCGAGAAGGCTTCCAGCATTACGATTCCGACGTTGGTCGTGTGGGGCGCGCAGGATACCCTTGTGCCGATTGCAACAGGACAGGCTTTTGCGAAGGCGATTCCACAGGCGAGGCTGGTTACCGTTGATGAAAGTGGGCACATACCTTCGCTGGAGCAGCCACAGAAGTTTGTGAAGGCTGTCGAAGACTTTCTGAGCATGAAGTAA
- a CDS encoding glycosyltransferase has product MGTGPRVAFFPDSFHEVNGVAHTARNFAAYAKRHNLPMLCIRAGAPGVRGKANLNTNGSVTEVDLPRSAFSIAMEKDLSFDPTFSRYAITIDQELDRFKPDLIHITGPSELGIFGAYFAWRKNIPLAASWHTNLHEYAGRRSAPLATMLPQAPQWIESGALHATSSFYRLAKVLYAPNEELCTLLEHKTQRTCHVMRRGVDTELFSPTRRTRPTHNDELILGYVGRLSIEKNVALLPLLQQALDVARVNARFCIIGHGGEEAALRQALPNADFAGVLRGEALATAYANMDLFVFPSETDTFGNVVLEALASGVPAAVTDGGGPKFIVTNEGTGIVRSTSAWIEGIVELTKDRERLRTMGEAARTYAIGCSWDAIFDAVVAEYPRTTPAIQPLKFSAESPRQ; this is encoded by the coding sequence ATGGGGACTGGGCCGCGCGTTGCGTTCTTTCCAGATTCGTTCCACGAGGTAAACGGCGTAGCGCACACCGCGCGCAACTTTGCTGCTTATGCAAAACGCCACAACCTGCCCATGCTCTGCATCCGCGCCGGCGCTCCGGGTGTTCGCGGCAAAGCAAACCTGAACACCAACGGCTCCGTTACTGAAGTCGATCTTCCGCGAAGCGCCTTCAGCATCGCGATGGAAAAAGATCTTAGCTTCGATCCAACATTCAGTCGTTATGCGATCACCATCGACCAGGAACTGGATCGATTTAAACCCGATCTCATTCACATCACAGGTCCCAGCGAACTCGGCATCTTCGGCGCATACTTCGCATGGCGCAAAAACATTCCACTGGCTGCAAGCTGGCATACCAACCTCCATGAGTATGCAGGCCGCCGTAGTGCACCGCTGGCAACAATGTTGCCACAAGCGCCGCAATGGATCGAATCTGGTGCACTCCATGCCACATCAAGTTTTTATCGACTGGCAAAAGTGCTTTACGCACCGAATGAAGAATTGTGCACTCTGCTCGAGCACAAAACGCAGCGCACCTGCCACGTGATGCGTCGTGGCGTAGACACAGAACTCTTTTCCCCCACACGAAGAACGCGTCCCACCCATAACGACGAATTGATTCTTGGCTACGTGGGCAGGCTTTCCATCGAGAAGAACGTCGCTCTTCTTCCTCTTCTTCAGCAGGCGCTCGACGTCGCAAGAGTCAATGCGCGCTTCTGCATCATCGGACATGGTGGTGAAGAAGCGGCACTTCGACAGGCACTGCCAAACGCTGATTTCGCAGGCGTATTGCGCGGTGAAGCACTCGCGACGGCCTACGCCAACATGGATCTCTTCGTCTTCCCATCCGAGACCGATACCTTCGGCAACGTAGTGCTGGAAGCATTGGCCAGTGGCGTACCCGCTGCCGTCACAGATGGTGGCGGTCCAAAGTTTATTGTGACCAACGAAGGCACCGGTATCGTGCGCTCGACATCGGCCTGGATCGAAGGGATCGTAGAACTTACGAAGGATCGTGAACGTCTTCGCACTATGGGAGAAGCCGCTCGCACATATGCCATAGGTTGTTCGTGGGATGCCATCTTCGATGCCGTTGTCGCTGAATACCCGCGAACTACGCCAGCAATACAACCGCTGAAGTTTAGTGCAGAATCTCCGCGACAATAG
- a CDS encoding ABC-F family ATP-binding cassette domain-containing protein, which produces MLHLADGAKRFGHKLLFEGANWLITPDERTGLVGGNGTGKSTLLKILAGIEHLDHGQLNRSKGLTIGYLPQDGLALRGRTVFDECLSVFKAAQDMEHEMGELSDKLAHFDPASAEYEIAADRFSVVSETLQALDLYNLDAQVGAVLGGLGFQKEDWRRDCGEFSGGWQMRIALAKLLLEKPSLLLMDEPTNHLDLESRNWLEEYLKSYPRAFILISHDRYFLDVTVNKITEVWNKRVWFYTGGYEKYVKQKTERREQLARDYTSQRERIDQLEAFIGRFRYQATKAKQVQSRIKELDKIERIEVPEDEETIHFTFPQPPASGRIVCEVSGLSKRYEPKQILSNVNFTIERGDRIALVGPNGAGKSTLIRMLSKLEEPTTGEVRYGHNVLADYFAQDQYKVLDPQAKMLEDISAAAPKIPTVELRSLLGAFLFTGDDVFKQLGVLSGGERNRYALARMLVSPANFILLDEPTNHLDLRAKDVLLEAIRNFTGTVLFVSHDRYFIDGLATRVFECEHGGVQVYPGNYEDYLWRKNGGPEQMQAAAIEMQKAHIPVIETPPPPPPPPATPAANVKKLNPIKLKQMQDRVRFAEEEMPRLEDRMTAIETAMGNFVSAEESQRQTAELAELRSQHESLMLEWEDLSTQLEEQGAAV; this is translated from the coding sequence ATGTTGCATCTCGCCGACGGGGCCAAGCGCTTTGGCCACAAGCTGTTATTTGAAGGGGCCAACTGGCTCATCACACCGGACGAACGTACCGGTCTCGTCGGTGGTAACGGCACCGGAAAATCGACACTGCTGAAAATCCTCGCAGGCATCGAGCATCTGGATCACGGCCAGCTCAATCGCAGCAAAGGTCTCACCATCGGCTACCTTCCGCAGGACGGCCTCGCGCTACGCGGACGCACGGTTTTCGACGAATGTCTCAGCGTCTTCAAAGCGGCCCAGGACATGGAACACGAGATGGGCGAACTCAGCGACAAGCTCGCGCACTTCGACCCCGCCAGCGCGGAATATGAAATTGCCGCTGACCGTTTCTCTGTTGTCAGTGAAACGCTGCAGGCGCTCGATCTCTACAACCTCGACGCTCAAGTAGGCGCAGTGCTCGGCGGACTCGGATTTCAAAAAGAAGACTGGCGACGCGACTGCGGCGAATTTTCCGGTGGATGGCAGATGCGCATCGCGCTCGCAAAATTACTGCTGGAAAAACCATCGCTTCTATTGATGGACGAACCCACGAACCATCTCGATCTAGAAAGCCGCAACTGGCTTGAAGAGTATTTGAAGTCGTACCCACGCGCTTTCATCCTCATCTCGCACGACCGCTACTTCCTCGACGTCACCGTGAACAAAATCACCGAAGTGTGGAACAAGCGCGTGTGGTTCTACACCGGTGGCTACGAAAAGTACGTAAAGCAAAAGACAGAGCGCCGCGAACAACTCGCACGCGACTACACTTCGCAACGAGAACGCATCGACCAACTCGAAGCTTTCATCGGCCGCTTCCGCTACCAGGCCACCAAAGCCAAACAGGTACAGAGCCGCATCAAGGAACTAGACAAGATCGAGCGCATCGAAGTTCCTGAAGATGAAGAGACGATCCATTTCACCTTCCCGCAGCCGCCCGCATCGGGCCGCATCGTGTGCGAGGTCAGCGGACTCTCCAAGCGCTACGAACCGAAACAGATTCTCAGCAACGTCAACTTCACCATCGAACGCGGCGATCGCATTGCACTCGTAGGTCCGAACGGCGCGGGTAAATCCACGCTCATCCGTATGTTGAGCAAATTGGAAGAGCCCACTACCGGAGAAGTTCGCTACGGCCATAATGTCCTCGCCGATTACTTCGCGCAGGATCAGTACAAGGTGCTTGATCCGCAGGCAAAGATGCTGGAAGACATCAGCGCCGCCGCACCGAAAATTCCGACAGTAGAACTGCGCAGCCTGCTCGGTGCATTCCTCTTCACGGGCGACGATGTCTTCAAACAACTCGGTGTACTCAGCGGTGGAGAACGTAATCGTTACGCACTGGCTCGCATGCTCGTCTCGCCTGCAAACTTCATCCTGCTGGACGAACCCACAAACCATCTCGACCTTCGTGCGAAGGACGTGTTGCTGGAAGCGATTCGCAACTTCACAGGCACAGTGCTGTTCGTCTCGCACGACCGCTACTTCATCGACGGCCTCGCCACGCGTGTCTTCGAGTGCGAACACGGCGGGGTGCAGGTATATCCCGGTAACTACGAAGACTATCTTTGGCGCAAGAATGGTGGCCCAGAGCAGATGCAGGCGGCCGCCATCGAAATGCAGAAGGCGCACATCCCTGTCATCGAGACTCCACCTCCTCCACCTCCACCGCCAGCAACACCTGCCGCGAACGTAAAGAAGCTGAATCCCATCAAGCTGAAGCAGATGCAGGATCGAGTGCGCTTTGCTGAAGAGGAGATGCCACGCCTGGAAGACCGCATGACCGCGATCGAAACGGCAATGGGCAACTTCGTTTCCGCAGAAGAGTCACAGCGTCAGACCGCAGAGCTTGCAGAACTGCGCAGCCAACACGAATCTCTCATGCTGGAATGGGAAGACCTCTCTACACAACTGGAAGAACAAGGCGCAGCCGTCTAG